The following are encoded in a window of Gemmatimonas sp. genomic DNA:
- a CDS encoding PLP-dependent transferase, producing MSDDQAHFETLAIRTQAPVSAEREHSVPLYLTSSFRFDDAEHARALFSEEVAGNIYSRYANPNTDEFVRKLCLLEGGEDGIATSSGMSAVFTAIAARVSSGDHVLASRALFGSTHQIFTRILPKWGVSSDYADAADRTSWERLVRPTTKLIFVETPSNPGLGLLDLRWLGEFSAARGIPLVVDNCFATPYLQRPLALGANVVIHSATKYIDGQGRALGGAIVGDATYIADCRFFARHTGPAMSAFNAWLLSKSLETLAVRMDRHCSNALALAQHFEGHPALSAVRYPFLPSHPQHDLARTQMSQGGGIVVLEIQGGLEAGRRFLDAVQMVSHSANLGDTRTIVTHPASTTHSKLTPAERAAVGISDGLIRVSVGLEHVVDIIADLEQALTRVSAGQ from the coding sequence ATGTCCGACGATCAGGCCCATTTCGAGACGCTCGCCATCCGCACGCAGGCGCCGGTCTCCGCTGAACGCGAGCACTCCGTTCCGTTGTATCTGACGTCGAGCTTCCGATTCGACGATGCAGAGCATGCGCGGGCGCTGTTCAGCGAAGAGGTCGCCGGCAACATCTACAGCCGGTACGCGAATCCGAACACCGACGAGTTCGTGCGCAAGCTCTGCCTGCTCGAAGGCGGAGAAGACGGCATCGCCACGTCGTCGGGTATGTCGGCGGTATTTACGGCCATCGCGGCGCGGGTGTCATCCGGCGATCACGTGCTGGCGTCGCGTGCGCTGTTCGGCTCGACCCACCAGATCTTCACACGCATCCTGCCCAAGTGGGGCGTGTCATCCGATTATGCGGACGCGGCCGATCGCACGTCGTGGGAGCGACTGGTTCGTCCCACCACGAAGCTGATCTTCGTCGAGACGCCGTCGAACCCGGGGCTCGGACTGCTCGATCTGCGCTGGCTTGGCGAATTCTCGGCAGCGCGCGGCATTCCGCTGGTGGTCGACAACTGTTTTGCCACCCCCTATCTGCAGCGCCCCCTCGCCCTTGGCGCGAACGTCGTGATCCATTCGGCCACGAAATACATCGATGGACAGGGACGTGCGCTCGGCGGCGCCATCGTCGGCGATGCGACATACATCGCCGACTGCCGCTTCTTCGCGCGGCATACCGGCCCCGCCATGAGCGCGTTCAACGCGTGGCTGCTGTCGAAGTCGCTGGAGACGTTGGCGGTACGCATGGATCGCCATTGCTCCAATGCGCTCGCGCTCGCGCAGCATTTCGAGGGGCATCCCGCGCTGTCGGCGGTCCGATATCCGTTTCTGCCGTCGCACCCGCAGCACGATCTGGCACGCACGCAGATGTCCCAGGGCGGCGGCATCGTCGTGCTCGAGATACAGGGTGGACTCGAAGCGGGACGACGGTTCCTCGACGCGGTGCAGATGGTGTCGCATTCGGCGAACCTCGGCGACACGCGCACGATCGTGACGCATCCGGCATCGACGACGCACTCGAAGCTGACGCCGGCGGAGCGGGCAGCCGTGGGGATTTCCGATGGTTTGATTCGGGTCAGCGTCGGCTTGGAGCATGTCGTCGACATTATCGCCGACCTGGAACAGGCGCTGACGCGCGTCAGCGCTGGGCAATGA